In a genomic window of Balaenoptera ricei isolate mBalRic1 chromosome 3, mBalRic1.hap2, whole genome shotgun sequence:
- the ONECUT3 gene encoding one cut domain family member 3: protein MELSLESLGGLHGVAHAQAGELLSPSHARSAAAPHRGLVAPGRPGLVAGMASLLDGGGGGGAGGAGGAGGSSGAGGGADFRGELAGPLHPAMGMACEAPGLGGTYTTLTPLQHLPPLAAVADKFHQHAAAAAVAGAHGGHPHSHPHPAAAPPPPPPPQRLAASVSGSFTLMRDERAALASVGHLYGPYGKELPAMGSPLSPLPNALPPALHGAPQPPPPPPPPPPLAAYGAPGHLAGDKLLPPAAFEPHAALLGRAEDALARGLPGGGGGGGSSSGAGSTGGLLAPLGGLAAAGAHGPHSGGGGPAAGGGGPGAGAAAEEINTKEVAQRITAELKRYSIPQAIFAQRILCRSQGTLSDLLRNPKPWSKLKSGRETFRRMWKWLQEPEFQRMSALRLAACKRKEQEQQKERALQPKKQRLVFTDLQRRTLIAIFKENKRPSKEMQVTISQQLGLELNTVSNFFMNARRRCMNRWAEEPGAAPGGPAGAAATFSKA, encoded by the exons ATGGAGCTGAGCCTGGAGAGCCTGGGGGGCCTGCACGGCGTGGCCCATGCGCAGGCGGGCGAGCTGCTGAGCCCGAGCCACGCGCGCTCGGCGGCGGCGCCGCATCGCGGCCTGGTGGCGCCCGGGCGCCCCGGCCTGGTGGCGGGCATGGCGAGCCTGCtggacggcggcggcggcggcggcgccggggGCGCCGGGGGCGCGGGCGGCTCGAgcggcgcgggcggcggcgcCGACTTCCGCGGGGAGCTGGCGGGCCCGCTGCACCCGGCCATGGGCATGGCCTGCGAGGCCCCCGGCCTGGGCGGCACCTACACGACGCTCACGCCCCTGCAGCACCTGCCCCCGCTCGCGGCCGTGGCTGACAAGTTCCACCAGCACGCGGCGGCCGCGGCCGTAGCCGGGGCGCACGGCGGCCACCCCCACTCGCACCCGCACCCGGCGGccgcgccgcccccgccgcccccgccgcagCGCCTCGCGGCCAGCGTGAGCGGCAGCTTCACCCTCATGCGCGACGAACGCGCGGCGCTCGCCTCCGTGGGCCACCTCTACGGGCCCTACGGCAAGGAGTTGCCCGCCATGGGGTCGCCGCTGTCGCCGCTGCCCAACGCACTGCCGCCCGCGCTGCACGGCGCCCCTcagcccccgccgccgccgccgccgccgccgccgctggccGCCTATGGCGCGCCGGGCCACCTGGCGGGGGACAAGCTGCTGCCGCCCGCCGCCTTCGAGCCTCACGCCGCGCTGCTGGGTCGCGCGGAGGACGCGCTGGCCCGCGGGCTgcccggaggcggcggcggcggcggcagcagctcGGGCGCCGGGAGCACCGGCGGGCTGCTGGCGCCGCTGGGCGGGCTGGCGGCGGCCGGAGCGCACGGGCCTCActccggcggcggcggcccggccGCGGGAGGCGGCGGCCCCGGGGCGGGCGCGGCGGCCGAGGAGATCAACACCAAGGAGGTGGCGCAGCGCATCACGGCGGAGCTGAAGCGCTACAGCATCCCGCAGGCCATCTTCGCGCAGCGCATCCTGTGCCGCTCGCAGGGCACGCTCTCCGACCTGCTGCGCAACCCCAAGCCCTGGAGCAAGCTCAAGTCGGGCCGCGAGACCTTCCGCAGGATGTGGAAGTGGCTGCAAGAGCCCGAGTTCCAGCGCATGTCGGCGCTTCGCCTCGCAG CCTGCAAGCGGAAGGAGCAGGAACAGCAGAAGGAGCGCGCGCTGCAGCCCAAGAAGCAGCGCCTGGTGTTCACCGACCTGCAGCGGCGCACGCTGATCGCCATCTTTAAGGAGAACAAGCGGCCGTCGAAGGAGATGCAGGTCACCATCTCTCAGCAGCTCGGCCTGGAGCTCAACACCGTCAGCAATTTCTTCATGAACGCGCGGCGCCGCTGCATGAACCGCTGGGCCGAGGAGCCCGGCGCGGCCCCCGGGGGCCCCGCCGGCGCCGCGGCCACCTTCTCCAAGGCCTGA